The Brassica oleracea var. oleracea cultivar TO1000 chromosome C6, BOL, whole genome shotgun sequence genome includes a region encoding these proteins:
- the LOC106297621 gene encoding uncharacterized protein LOC106297621, which produces MDEATVWLKLHGVLPDFTSSNPLNQVTSPTWIIPSDSFLKCNVGSSWSQYSGTCGASWLLRDSKGNVLLHSRRAFSGILSSVQADLLVLSWSADAMSDLKMKKIIFEFSSIQAGLALEHPLAHPASYYSCHQVFRL; this is translated from the coding sequence ATGGACGAAGCAACTGTCTGGCTCAAGCTCCACGGTGTGTTACCCGATTTCACTTCAAGTAATCCCCTGAACCAAGTCACCTCTCCAACATGGATTATACCTTCTGACTCTTTCCTGAAGTGTAATGTGGGATCGTCGTGGTCTCAATATTCTGGTACTTGTGGTGCTTCCTGGCTCCTCAGGGACTCTAAAGGAAATGTGCTATTACACAGTCGAAGGGCATTTAGTGGCATCTTGTCGAGTGTTCAGGCTGATCTCTTGGTGCTTTCGTGGTCGGCCGATGCAATGTCGGATCTCAAAATGAAGAAAATCATTTTTGAATTCTCGTCAATCCAAGCCGGCCTTGCCCTCGAACATCCTCTGGCTCACCCAGCTTCTTATTACTCTTGCCATCAGGTGTTCAGATTATAA
- the LOC106299919 gene encoding E3 SUMO-protein ligase pli1-like: MSSASTAVRPVAGTGLPEKAAAALVNSFRLASVTQRLAFHIQTGAKSDVKEFQSCCISLAKGIDFAIANNEIPKKVEDLPSLLKQVCRHRDDVYTKTAVLVLMISIKHACKLGWFSDSEAQELIALADQMKNGFGNPENTIPAIQSPGGTLSQIMERFYPLVKLGHVLVSLEVKSGYTMLAHDFHISKNMPHSPQEKIRLFVVQTENIDTSACIINPPEVSFILNGKVVEKRVNISMDSGPQLPTNVTAILKYGTNLLQVMGNSNGHYIIVIAFTGLAQLPEKPVLKEYVQSGVVEASPDSDIIEGPSRVSLRCPISRSRIKLPVKGHLCKHLQCFDFWNYVNINMRNPSWRCPHCNQPVSYPEIRLDQNMVKILKDAGRNAADVIIHAGGTWKVAMENNGNEEPVRDAIIHDLEDPNSLLNAGPVVLDLTGDDEDDTDIELFGSTSKAVDQKPHLSDAQGQSNNNNTSKDASVDDYCSMFNFSDVISLDEVMLDHLNTGTGQDYSNLSQLPMPRDPTHVPAPFSQAPSPRERSATTSTVFPSPQVHASPVTPGGTYLSRTSSQMSSSTTSSQSRVHPVQVTSQSLGNGSSLAQSPRIPRVLAPQPNSYFARSLNSNHLTTQTQRPNSPPVQSVSRTSDLMDVDSATPDTSNWRPRMRGSITPGSYSPALDYMIIRPTQQSQTRLQVSQPGQTPPVQTSQALPPFSTPPPPTFTSPSGPTAPWGT, translated from the exons ATGTCATCTGCGTCTACGGCGGTGCGTCCGGTGGCCGGAACTGGGTTACCGGAGAAGGCGGCGGCAGCTCTGGTCAATTCATTCCGTTTGGCCTCCGTGACGCAACGGTTAGCTTTCCACATTCAGACCGGCGCCAAAAGCGACGTCAAAGAGTTCCAAAGCTGCTGCATCTCTCTCGCCAA AGGAATTGATTTTGCGATAGCTAACAATGAAATCCCGAAGAAGGTTGAAGATCTTCCCTCCTTGCTTAAACAG GTGTGCCGACATAGAGATGATGTCTACACTAAGACTGCTGTTTTGGTGCTCATGATCTCTATTAAG CATGCTTGTAAACTGGGATGGTTTTCAGATAGCGAGGCTCAAGAACTCATCGCCCTTGCTGATCAG ATGAAAAATGGTTTCGGGAATCCTGAAAACACTATCCCTGCTATTCAAAGTCCTGGTGGTACATTATCGCAGATCATGGAGAG GTTTTATCCTCTTGTAAAGCTTGGGCATGTTCTTGTTTCTCTTGAAGTGAAG TCTGGCTATACAATGCTTGCACATGATTTCCATATCTCGAAGAATATGCCGCATTCTCCTCAAGAGAAAATT CGGCTATTTGTTGTCCAGACAGAAAACATAGACACGTCCGCCTGTATTATAAATCCTCCAGAAGTCAG CTTCATTTTAAATGGAAAGGTGGTCGAGAAGAGGGTTAATATCTCAATG GATTCGGGGCCTCAACTCCCAACAAATGTTACTGCCATCCTCAAATACGGAACAAACCTCTTACAAGTTATGGGCAATTCCAATGGTCATTACATCATTGTAATTGCTTTTACGGGTTTAGCACAGCTACCTGAAAAACCAGTTCTTAAAGAGTATGTGCAGTCTGGAGTGGTCGAGGCAAGTCCAG ATTCTGACATCATTGAGGGGCCATCTCGAGTATCTCTCAGATGTCCTATAAG TCGCAGCCGGATCAAGCTTCCAGTCAAGGGCCACTTGTGTAAACATCTTCAG TGTTTTGATTTCTGGAATTATGTCAACATTAATATGAGAAACCCATCCTGGCGCTGCCCTCACTGCAATCAACCTGTCTCCTACCCAGAGATCCGTTTAGATCAAAACATGGTCAAG ATATTAAAGGATGCGGGGCGCAATGCTGCCGATGTAATCATCCATGCCGGTGGTACATGGAAGGTTGCAATGGAAAATAATGGAAACGAGGAACCTGTCCGTGATGCAATAATCCATGATCTTGAAGATCCAAATAGCTTGTTAAATGCTGGTCCTGTTGTCTTGGATCTTACTGGGGATGATGAGGACGATACTGATATTGAACTATTTGGTAGCACCAGCAAGGCTGTGGACCAGAAGCCCCACTTGTCAGATGCTCAGGGTCAATCTAATAATAACAACACAAGCAAAGATGCTTCAGTCGACGATTACTGTTCTATGTTTAACTTCTCGGATGTGATATCACTTGACGAGGTGATGCTAGATCACTTGAATACTGGAACTGGTCAGGACTACTCAAACTTATCTCAACTACCAATGCCTCGAGATCCAACACATGTACCTGCGCCATTCTCACAGGCACCATCTCCAAGAGAGAGATCAGCAACTACTTCCACCGTCTTCCCATCTCCTCAGGTTCATGCTTCACCTGTTACTCCCGGCGGAACATATCTTAGTAGAACCTCCAGTCAGATGTCATCATCGACAACTTCATCACAG AGCCGGGTGCACCCAGTCCAAGTTACGAGCCAGTCTCTTGGGAATGGATCATCTTTGGCTCAGTCTCCGCGTATCCCTAGAGTACTTGCTCCCCAGCCTAACAGTTATTTCGCACGAAGTCTAAACAGTAACCATTTAACCACTCAGACGCAGCGCCCGAATAGTCCCCCTGTTCAATCAGTTTCCCGAACCAGTGACCTAATGGATGTGGACTCGGCTACTCCTGATACAAGCAACTGGCGCCCAAGGATGCGAGGCAGTATTACGCCCGGTTCATATTCCCCTGCTCTTGACTACATGATCATCCGACCTACCCAACAGTCTCAGACTAGGCTTCAAGTTTCACAACCGGGACAGACGCCACCGGTTCAGACATCTCAGGCTTTGCCACCGTTTTCAACCCCCCCTCCTCCGACTTTCACGAGCCCTTCTGGACCGACAGCACCATGGGGAACTTGA